Proteins found in one Hyalangium minutum genomic segment:
- a CDS encoding tetratricopeptide repeat protein has protein sequence MPMRLPPEFAAALQLYEQLEYEAALEQLARVRSAAVDTEVRALTWLYEGIILANLGQTHRSREAFREGIRLQPASVLPIEVSPKVAQLFQDIRKEEHRRPSPSPSKLVALEAPQPSPSEVPSTPLVGTAPPTSSQAEDAVSKTEVLPWVPSASPPLDKITPVNPYHVVFAVGSGMAITGIALYAVLDASSPTKHGNLKFAAGVSGLWGLGLAAFGGVGSWGQQEPKPVGSLQSRRVFASAQFSF, from the coding sequence GTGCCGATGCGACTCCCACCAGAGTTTGCGGCAGCACTCCAGCTCTACGAACAGCTCGAGTATGAGGCAGCGTTGGAACAACTGGCTCGCGTGCGATCGGCCGCCGTAGACACGGAGGTACGGGCCCTCACATGGCTCTATGAAGGGATCATCCTCGCCAACCTCGGCCAGACGCACCGTTCGCGCGAGGCTTTTCGCGAGGGGATTCGCCTCCAACCCGCTTCCGTTCTGCCGATCGAGGTTTCGCCCAAGGTCGCCCAGCTCTTCCAGGACATTCGCAAGGAGGAGCATCGCAGGCCCAGCCCCAGCCCTTCGAAGCTCGTTGCGCTTGAGGCCCCCCAACCTTCCCCTTCTGAGGTCCCCTCCACGCCTCTCGTTGGTACCGCACCACCCACGTCATCTCAGGCAGAGGATGCGGTTTCTAAGACAGAGGTGCTGCCTTGGGTGCCGTCAGCGTCGCCACCGCTCGACAAGATCACCCCCGTGAACCCTTATCATGTGGTCTTTGCCGTCGGCAGCGGCATGGCCATCACAGGCATCGCTCTCTATGCAGTCCTGGACGCATCAAGTCCGACGAAGCACGGCAACCTCAAATTCGCAGCGGGAGTGAGCGGGCTCTGGGGGCTCGGACTCGCCGCCTTCGGAGGCGTTGGCTCGTGGGGGCAACAAGAACCTAAACCTGTCGGCTCGCTCCAAAGTCGGCGAGTCTTTGCCAGTGCACAATTTTCCTTCTGA